From one Deltaproteobacteria bacterium genomic stretch:
- a CDS encoding sulfatase — translation MEKKSVRERLRPLGEALAGGAIGLALAGTGEALAMIASGGLSAAEGAGLSVFAAGLHGILGAVAGVGLGMVLLPLLGVLTQRRLLAFLAARGGVGALSAFLAADLGFTVLGTFRISRDGGLSLPVAALLALLGGTLLALGVALAVRSLTRRLPLGLASLVFFVGLFLLGRALLAGSPAAASDAEGQASKVRPNVVLVVTDTLRADSTGPWGGPEGATPHLDAFAAEAVRFENFYANAAWTRPAVSTLLTGQQPGRHGVQHKVDPLPSEGPNLAEAFRKAGYATAASVTNVNLAPDFGFERGFSAYRYHAPSRPLGAEGAAQRLSVINVARLIQERLSDALVVERFYGEGPTITRDALALVDELGDGPFFLWVHYMDPHDPYVERPWNGKGVARVRTPEPEISQAPYLRGLYQGEVTYWDAAFGDLMKGLEERGLLETTVVAMTADHGEEFADHGGFWHGRTLFEEQVRVPLLVRLAGGEQGGTTRRDPAAQIDVTPTLLALAGVALPPEMDGVPLLAETPPEPRPVLMEEDHDGAVLTGLYWDGLKLVKANEGNPNGLPALAVYDLAADPGEARPLAADDPRVAELQSVLEGHLAGRPPPKKKSGEAVEVDAALEEDLRALGYVQ, via the coding sequence GTGGAGAAGAAGAGCGTTCGGGAGCGGCTGCGGCCGCTCGGAGAGGCCCTCGCGGGCGGCGCCATCGGGCTCGCCCTGGCGGGCACCGGTGAGGCCCTGGCCATGATCGCGAGCGGCGGGCTCTCCGCCGCCGAGGGCGCGGGCCTCTCGGTCTTCGCGGCGGGGCTGCACGGCATCCTCGGTGCGGTCGCCGGCGTGGGCCTGGGGATGGTGCTCCTGCCCCTCCTGGGCGTCCTCACCCAGCGGCGCCTGCTCGCCTTCCTCGCCGCGCGCGGCGGGGTGGGGGCCCTCTCTGCCTTCCTGGCCGCGGACCTGGGCTTCACGGTCCTGGGCACCTTCCGGATCAGCCGGGATGGCGGGCTCTCCCTGCCGGTGGCGGCCCTGCTCGCCCTGCTCGGCGGCACCCTCCTGGCCCTCGGGGTGGCCCTCGCCGTGCGCTCCCTGACCCGCCGGCTGCCCCTGGGCCTGGCCTCCCTGGTCTTCTTCGTGGGCCTCTTCCTCCTCGGGCGTGCCCTCCTCGCCGGCAGCCCCGCCGCGGCCAGCGACGCCGAGGGCCAGGCGAGCAAGGTGCGGCCGAACGTCGTGCTGGTCGTGACCGACACCCTGCGGGCGGACAGCACCGGCCCCTGGGGCGGCCCCGAGGGGGCGACGCCCCACCTCGATGCCTTCGCCGCCGAGGCCGTCCGCTTCGAGAACTTCTACGCCAACGCCGCCTGGACCCGGCCCGCCGTCTCGACCCTGCTCACCGGCCAGCAGCCCGGGCGCCACGGCGTCCAGCACAAGGTCGATCCGCTGCCGAGCGAGGGGCCCAACCTGGCCGAGGCCTTCCGGAAGGCTGGCTACGCCACCGCGGCCTCGGTCACCAACGTGAACCTCGCCCCGGACTTCGGCTTCGAGCGGGGCTTCTCGGCCTACCGTTACCACGCCCCCTCGCGACCCCTGGGCGCAGAGGGCGCCGCCCAGCGCCTCTCGGTCATCAACGTCGCCCGCCTGATCCAGGAGAGGCTCTCCGACGCGCTGGTCGTCGAGCGCTTCTACGGTGAGGGCCCGACGATCACCCGGGACGCGCTGGCGCTGGTCGACGAGCTGGGCGACGGCCCCTTCTTCCTCTGGGTCCACTACATGGATCCCCACGACCCCTACGTGGAGCGGCCCTGGAACGGGAAGGGCGTGGCCCGGGTGCGGACTCCGGAGCCCGAGATCTCCCAGGCGCCCTACCTGCGGGGGCTCTACCAGGGCGAGGTCACCTACTGGGACGCCGCCTTCGGGGACCTGATGAAGGGCCTGGAGGAGCGCGGCCTCCTCGAGACCACCGTCGTGGCGATGACCGCCGATCACGGGGAGGAGTTCGCCGACCACGGAGGCTTCTGGCACGGGCGCACCCTCTTCGAGGAGCAGGTGCGGGTGCCCCTCCTCGTGCGCCTGGCCGGGGGAGAGCAGGGGGGCACGACCCGCCGCGATCCCGCCGCGCAGATCGACGTGACGCCGACCCTGCTCGCGCTGGCCGGCGTGGCGCTGCCGCCCGAGATGGACGGCGTGCCGCTCCTGGCCGAGACCCCGCCGGAGCCGCGGCCGGTGCTCATGGAGGAGGATCACGACGGCGCGGTCCTCACCGGCCTCTACTGGGACGGCCTGAAGCTGGTGAAGGCGAACGAGGGCAACCCCAACGGGCTCCCCGCGCTGGCCGTCTACGATCTCGCCGCCGATCCGGGCGAGGCGCGCCCGCTGGCCGCAGACGATCCCCGCGTCGCCGAGCTGCAGTCGGTGCTCGAGGGGCACCTCGCCGGCCGCCCGCCGCCGAAGAAGAAGAGCGGCGAGGCCGTGGAGGTCGACGCCGCCCTCGAGGAGGACCTGCGGGCCCTCGGCTACGTGCAGTAG
- a CDS encoding alkaline phosphatase family protein has product MLLVGLDGADWAIIDPLLEAGKLPALAGLLARGGRAVLESTRPPVTFPAWASFFTGLPPSEHGVLDFMRWQPGGYAPRFHSGRPRVRTVLEEAAEAGARVCALGFPGTYPPPRLPGGFLLAGFDAPVALRAPADAAWPAARHAALRRALGPWPFAEIDELSVGPGWHERALLALERGLRTKLRYAEVLLAEEPWDLFAIHLGETDTVGHHFLAFADPHAPRRPARVTPREAEAVERIHRQADAGLARMLALSGEGTSVILVSDHGMESSSDEVFHPNRALAAGGFTALRSPPRGAAGLGRRGREALQAAALRHLPGRLKEQLFRSLGRHTDWPSRLETGRRLGAVEISRSAAFSESLTYAPSVRFNLRGREPLGTVRPEDAEVLERAISAHLLGLRHPETGEPLVEAVLPRRELHRGRAAEEAPDLTLELGRHRGYRLTALGAAGPGPVVSRLSGAARLGGKGRAPLGVHRREGILALAGPAFEARLASLPAALPIADGAGLLREALGLVAAPPRPVSETPYTPEQAARVRERLAAMGYFE; this is encoded by the coding sequence GTGCTCCTCGTGGGGCTCGATGGCGCCGACTGGGCGATCATCGATCCCCTCCTCGAGGCCGGGAAGCTGCCGGCGCTGGCCGGGCTCCTCGCGCGGGGCGGGCGCGCCGTGCTCGAGAGCACCCGGCCGCCGGTGACCTTCCCCGCCTGGGCCTCCTTCTTCACCGGGCTGCCCCCTTCGGAGCACGGCGTCCTCGACTTCATGCGCTGGCAGCCGGGCGGCTACGCGCCGCGCTTCCACAGCGGCCGCCCGCGGGTGCGGACGGTCCTGGAGGAGGCCGCCGAGGCCGGCGCGCGGGTCTGCGCGCTGGGCTTCCCCGGCACCTACCCTCCGCCCCGCCTGCCGGGCGGCTTCCTCCTGGCGGGCTTCGACGCGCCGGTCGCGCTGCGGGCGCCGGCCGACGCCGCCTGGCCCGCCGCACGGCACGCCGCCCTGCGCCGCGCGCTCGGGCCCTGGCCCTTCGCCGAGATCGACGAGCTCTCCGTCGGGCCGGGCTGGCACGAGCGGGCGCTCCTCGCCCTGGAGCGGGGCCTCCGGACCAAGCTGCGCTACGCCGAGGTCCTCCTCGCCGAGGAGCCCTGGGACCTCTTCGCCATCCACCTCGGCGAGACCGACACGGTGGGCCACCACTTCCTGGCCTTCGCCGATCCCCACGCCCCGCGCCGGCCCGCGCGGGTCACGCCGCGAGAGGCCGAGGCGGTGGAGCGGATCCACCGGCAGGCGGACGCGGGGCTGGCCCGGATGCTGGCGCTCTCGGGGGAGGGGACCTCGGTGATCCTGGTCAGCGATCACGGCATGGAGTCCTCCTCCGACGAGGTCTTCCACCCCAACCGGGCGCTGGCCGCCGGTGGCTTCACCGCGCTGCGCTCGCCCCCTCGCGGCGCCGCCGGCCTCGGGCGACGGGGCCGGGAGGCGCTGCAGGCCGCGGCCCTGCGCCACCTGCCGGGCCGCCTCAAGGAGCAGCTCTTCCGGAGCCTGGGCCGGCACACGGACTGGCCCTCGCGCCTGGAGACCGGGCGGCGCCTGGGAGCGGTGGAGATCTCCCGCTCGGCGGCCTTCTCCGAGTCCCTCACCTACGCCCCCTCGGTGCGCTTCAACCTCCGGGGCCGCGAGCCCCTGGGCACCGTCCGGCCCGAGGACGCCGAGGTGCTCGAGCGGGCCATCAGCGCGCACCTGCTCGGGCTGCGGCACCCCGAGACCGGGGAGCCCCTGGTGGAGGCGGTGCTGCCGCGCCGGGAGCTGCACCGGGGGCGGGCCGCCGAGGAGGCGCCGGATCTGACCCTGGAGCTGGGCCGGCACCGGGGCTACCGCCTCACCGCGCTGGGCGCCGCCGGCCCCGGGCCCGTGGTCAGCCGCCTCTCCGGGGCGGCGCGCCTGGGCGGGAAGGGGAGGGCGCCCCTGGGGGTCCACCGCCGGGAGGGGATCCTCGCCCTCGCCGGCCCGGCCTTCGAGGCCCGCCTCGCCTCCCTCCCCGCCGCCCTGCCCATCGCCGACGGCGCCGGACTGCTGCGCGAGGCCCTCGGCCTCGTGGCCGCCCCGCCCCGGCCGGTGAGCGAGACCCCCTACACGCCGGAGCAGGCGGCGCGGGTCCGCGAGCGGCTCGCGGCGATGGGGTACTTCGAGTGA
- a CDS encoding lysylphosphatidylglycerol synthase transmembrane domain-containing protein produces MAFSGLKLALSIGILVLLARKLDLDKLEATWAAANLLWLVPVMLVKGTGIFSAILRWRWLLRGQDLEVPLRHLIGSFLVGRFIGIVVPSTIGLDGYRAYDIARHAKAPARSIAVILVEKVIGLFALGLLVLVTLPGGQRFVPTEGLVSLFGVFFVPVGLAFFLLVKPGAVEALNRWFVPRFFGLRDKIGKAAEAAGRFAHQRKVLGIATFYGVLVHLCTASMYLFTAEAVGADIKASEILFVAPLMIVATLVPVSFSGFGVREGAFVFLLSRIGVPVEQAALLGTLGFIGGEAFSLLGGLVFVTRGRDYAPQIEELSAGVRAIDIFPEEAEGATTTDEVLSEPEPALAAGGES; encoded by the coding sequence GTGGCGTTCAGCGGGCTCAAGCTCGCGCTCTCCATCGGCATCCTGGTGCTGCTCGCCCGCAAGCTGGACCTCGACAAGCTCGAGGCCACCTGGGCGGCGGCCAACCTGCTCTGGCTCGTTCCGGTCATGCTGGTGAAGGGGACCGGGATCTTCTCGGCCATCCTTCGTTGGCGCTGGCTCCTGCGGGGGCAGGATCTCGAGGTGCCCCTGCGGCACCTCATCGGCTCCTTCCTGGTCGGGCGCTTCATCGGCATCGTCGTGCCCAGCACCATCGGCCTCGACGGCTACCGCGCCTACGACATCGCCCGCCACGCCAAGGCCCCCGCCCGCAGCATCGCGGTCATCCTGGTCGAGAAGGTCATCGGCCTCTTCGCCCTGGGCCTGCTGGTGCTCGTCACCCTCCCGGGCGGCCAGCGCTTCGTGCCCACCGAGGGCCTCGTCTCCCTCTTCGGCGTCTTCTTCGTGCCGGTGGGGCTGGCCTTCTTCCTCCTGGTGAAGCCGGGCGCGGTGGAGGCCCTCAACCGCTGGTTCGTCCCGAGGTTCTTCGGGCTGCGCGACAAGATCGGCAAGGCCGCCGAGGCGGCCGGCCGCTTCGCGCACCAGCGCAAGGTGCTGGGCATCGCCACCTTCTACGGGGTGCTGGTGCACCTCTGCACCGCCAGCATGTACCTCTTCACCGCCGAGGCGGTGGGGGCCGACATCAAGGCCTCGGAGATCCTCTTCGTGGCGCCCCTGATGATCGTCGCCACCCTGGTGCCGGTCTCCTTCTCGGGCTTCGGGGTGCGGGAGGGCGCCTTCGTCTTCCTCCTCTCCCGGATCGGCGTGCCGGTGGAGCAGGCCGCCCTCCTGGGCACCCTCGGCTTCATCGGGGGAGAGGCCTTCTCGCTGCTGGGCGGGCTGGTCTTCGTCACCCGGGGCCGGGACTACGCCCCGCAGATCGAGGAGCTCTCGGCCGGCGTGCGGGCCATCGACATCTTCCCCGAGGAGGCCGAGGGCGCGACGACCACCGACGAGGTCCTCTCCGAACCCGAGCCGGCGCTGGCGGCCGGGGGCGAGAGTTGA
- a CDS encoding alkaline phosphatase family protein, whose translation MRLCGLLCALILTATLSGCPDDAPAPSPAPAPTPAKEAPEAAPAAGGPSRVIVLGFDGVDPDLVQKWMDAGRLPHLKALSERGTFARLQSTTPPQSPVAWATFASGLEPGGHGIFDFIARNPKTYLPSVATVKVSRPEVKKGHLEHALEGENLRSGPSFWQTAGKAGVPGSILFVPYSFPPDGVEEMRVISGLGTPDLRGTNSSFQYLASETFPGGKKAGLTSGGVFEKVLSEGKGTFRGNLRGASLTVDGRSQSLDFPLTVAQGADGLELAFPEGHAEAVKVKRGEWSETITLKLSPVPGTTWSATTRAYPVPDASDPLALYFLPVSADPRTPPFAVSTPMGFAGELAAAAGAPFKTVGWVHETSGLSTEALDGQGFLLDLHATMEARRKILHAVLDQPHDRLTVAAFTATDRVAHMFYRLFDEKHPRFEKALADRHGKAIQETYEKMDAIVGEVVARLPADATLLIVSDHGFHSFRRGVNLNRWLVEKGYQTLKKGAPEGRDFFRDVDWSKTRAYAVGTGQIWLNLAGREKKGIVAADEAAALAREIAEALATLRDGDDPLHVVQAVHLAENTYSGEHRADAPDLTVSFAEGYRTGWGSILGGAPKALIEDNLRKWSGDHAASDPKDTEGFLVSNRKITAEKPAILDVAPTVLHLLGVDNQLPGKVWLP comes from the coding sequence ATGCGCCTTTGCGGGCTTCTCTGCGCCCTGATCCTCACCGCGACCCTCTCCGGTTGCCCGGACGATGCACCTGCGCCCTCCCCTGCGCCAGCGCCCACCCCGGCGAAGGAGGCCCCCGAGGCCGCCCCGGCCGCCGGCGGCCCCTCACGAGTGATCGTGCTGGGCTTCGACGGCGTGGATCCCGATCTGGTCCAGAAGTGGATGGACGCCGGCCGCCTGCCGCACCTGAAGGCCCTCTCCGAGCGCGGCACCTTCGCCCGGCTGCAGTCCACCACCCCGCCCCAGTCCCCGGTGGCCTGGGCGACCTTCGCGTCGGGCCTCGAGCCGGGCGGGCACGGCATCTTCGACTTCATCGCCCGGAACCCCAAGACCTATCTGCCCTCGGTGGCCACGGTGAAGGTGAGCCGCCCCGAGGTGAAGAAGGGTCACCTCGAGCACGCCCTCGAGGGCGAGAACCTGCGCAGCGGCCCCTCCTTCTGGCAGACCGCCGGCAAGGCGGGGGTCCCCGGCTCGATCCTCTTCGTGCCCTACAGCTTCCCCCCCGACGGCGTCGAGGAGATGCGGGTCATCTCCGGCCTGGGCACCCCGGATCTGCGGGGCACCAACTCCTCCTTCCAGTACCTGGCCTCCGAGACCTTCCCGGGGGGCAAGAAGGCCGGCCTGACCAGCGGCGGCGTCTTCGAGAAGGTCCTCAGCGAGGGCAAGGGCACCTTCCGCGGCAACCTGCGGGGCGCCTCCCTCACGGTCGACGGCCGCAGCCAGAGCCTGGACTTCCCCCTCACCGTCGCGCAGGGCGCGGACGGGCTGGAGCTCGCCTTCCCCGAGGGCCACGCCGAGGCGGTCAAGGTGAAGCGGGGGGAGTGGAGCGAGACCATCACCCTGAAGCTCTCCCCGGTGCCCGGGACCACCTGGTCGGCCACCACCCGCGCCTACCCCGTGCCCGACGCCAGCGATCCCCTGGCCCTCTACTTCCTGCCCGTCTCGGCCGATCCCCGGACGCCCCCCTTCGCCGTCTCGACGCCCATGGGCTTCGCCGGCGAGCTGGCCGCGGCCGCGGGCGCCCCCTTCAAGACCGTGGGCTGGGTCCACGAGACCTCGGGCCTCTCCACCGAGGCCCTCGACGGCCAGGGCTTCCTCCTCGACCTCCACGCCACCATGGAGGCCCGCCGGAAGATCCTCCACGCGGTCCTCGACCAGCCCCACGATCGGCTCACCGTCGCCGCCTTCACCGCCACCGACCGCGTGGCGCACATGTTCTACCGGCTCTTCGACGAGAAGCACCCGCGCTTCGAGAAGGCGCTGGCGGACCGCCACGGCAAGGCCATCCAGGAGACCTACGAGAAGATGGACGCCATCGTGGGTGAGGTCGTCGCCCGCCTGCCGGCGGACGCGACCCTGCTCATCGTCAGCGACCACGGCTTCCACTCCTTCCGCCGGGGCGTGAACCTCAACCGCTGGCTGGTGGAGAAGGGCTACCAGACCCTGAAGAAGGGCGCCCCGGAGGGCCGCGACTTCTTCCGGGACGTCGACTGGTCGAAGACGCGGGCCTACGCCGTGGGCACCGGCCAGATCTGGCTGAACCTCGCGGGCCGGGAGAAGAAGGGCATCGTAGCCGCCGACGAGGCCGCCGCGCTGGCCCGGGAGATCGCCGAGGCCCTCGCCACCCTGCGCGACGGGGACGATCCCCTCCATGTCGTCCAGGCCGTGCACCTGGCCGAGAACACCTACAGCGGCGAGCACCGCGCCGACGCCCCGGACCTCACCGTCTCCTTCGCGGAGGGGTATCGCACCGGCTGGGGCTCGATCCTCGGCGGCGCCCCGAAGGCGCTCATCGAGGACAACCTGCGCAAGTGGTCGGGCGACCACGCCGCCTCCGACCCGAAGGACACCGAGGGCTTCCTCGTCTCGAACCGGAAGATCACCGCCGAGAAGCCGGCGATCCTCGACGTGGCCCCGACCGTCCTGCACCTGCTGGGCGTGGACAATCAGCTCCCCGGGAAGGTCTGGCTGCCCTAG
- a CDS encoding sulfatase: protein MRTTDRLASYTLTSSLVLLGLLVLLAPPARAADAKETEAVAGAAAEAAPEKPAIVLNPTPPPPDLDWKKGKGTYLADSLPLLEAFEPAEIGPHPVILILVDALRPDHLSFHGYPRETSPNLDAFARDGLSFDRFYVAAPWTRPSTTSILTGLTPTRHRTQCEGIRLSPAFETLPEALNKLGYKTAGVVGNGNGAGIAGLDQGFKHYQDTKFFKGLPTADMVFDEVGAWLDANKKLKKSFMFTFVVDPHDPYHGPSPEAEARWLWEGHPEILRVPRWEYPKGKDPTPDQRRAMIAVYDSAVRYTDEALGRLFARLKKNGLWDRATIIVTADHGDGFGEHRFYKHAHHFWEEVVRVPMIIRSPKIPAASRGRRVDTLASSVDIWPTIVQIAGGKPDAYARPGASLFDVAAGKIDPASRRIFSEYNCFGISRQMMVAGKYKVVLQQPADEEEFMRTVTRKDLLPSVIFDREELQAWDLEADPLEEKNLVPGTDPAKAPPEIKALLQEMRKYIETQPGGPAMQAGEMDEATEANLRALGYIQ from the coding sequence ATGCGCACGACCGATCGACTCGCCTCCTACACCCTCACCTCCTCCCTCGTCCTCCTCGGCCTGCTGGTGCTCCTGGCCCCGCCGGCCCGGGCCGCCGACGCGAAGGAGACCGAGGCGGTCGCCGGGGCTGCCGCCGAGGCCGCGCCGGAGAAGCCGGCCATCGTGCTCAACCCGACCCCCCCGCCCCCGGATCTCGACTGGAAGAAGGGCAAGGGCACGTACCTGGCCGACAGCCTCCCCCTCCTCGAGGCCTTCGAGCCGGCGGAGATCGGCCCCCACCCGGTCATCCTCATCCTGGTCGACGCGCTTCGCCCCGACCACCTGAGCTTCCACGGCTACCCGCGGGAGACCAGCCCCAACCTCGACGCCTTCGCGCGGGACGGCCTCTCCTTCGACCGCTTCTACGTGGCGGCCCCCTGGACCCGGCCCTCGACCACCTCGATCCTCACCGGGCTGACCCCGACCCGCCACCGCACCCAGTGCGAGGGGATCCGGCTCTCGCCGGCCTTCGAGACCCTCCCCGAGGCGCTGAACAAGCTGGGCTACAAGACCGCCGGCGTGGTGGGCAACGGCAACGGCGCGGGCATCGCCGGCCTCGACCAGGGCTTCAAGCACTACCAGGACACCAAGTTCTTCAAGGGCCTGCCCACCGCCGATATGGTCTTCGACGAGGTCGGCGCCTGGCTCGACGCGAACAAGAAGCTGAAGAAGAGCTTCATGTTCACCTTCGTGGTCGATCCCCACGACCCCTACCACGGCCCCTCCCCCGAGGCGGAGGCGCGCTGGCTCTGGGAGGGTCACCCCGAGATCCTCCGCGTGCCGCGCTGGGAGTACCCGAAGGGCAAGGACCCCACCCCCGACCAGCGGCGGGCGATGATCGCCGTCTACGACTCGGCGGTGCGCTACACCGACGAGGCCCTCGGCCGCCTCTTCGCCCGCCTGAAGAAGAACGGGCTCTGGGACCGGGCCACGATCATCGTCACCGCCGACCACGGCGACGGCTTCGGCGAGCACCGCTTCTACAAGCACGCCCACCACTTCTGGGAGGAGGTCGTCCGGGTGCCGATGATCATCCGCTCCCCCAAGATCCCCGCCGCCTCCCGGGGCCGGCGGGTGGACACCCTCGCCTCCTCGGTCGACATCTGGCCGACCATCGTCCAGATCGCCGGCGGCAAGCCCGACGCCTACGCCCGGCCCGGGGCGAGCCTCTTCGACGTCGCCGCCGGCAAGATCGATCCGGCGAGCCGCCGCATCTTCAGCGAGTACAACTGCTTCGGCATCTCGCGGCAGATGATGGTGGCCGGCAAGTACAAGGTGGTGCTCCAGCAGCCCGCCGACGAGGAGGAGTTCATGCGGACCGTGACCCGCAAGGACCTCCTGCCCTCCGTCATCTTCGATCGCGAGGAGCTGCAGGCCTGGGACCTCGAGGCCGATCCCCTCGAGGAGAAGAACCTGGTGCCCGGCACCGATCCCGCGAAGGCCCCGCCCGAGATCAAGGCCCTGCTCCAGGAGATGCGGAAGTACATCGAGACCCAGCCGGGAGGCCCGGCGATGCAGGCCGGGGAGATGGACGAGGCGACCGAGGCGAACCTCCGGGCGCTGGGCTACATCCAGTAG
- a CDS encoding glycosyltransferase family 4 protein, whose protein sequence is MTRVGHVLASPFPALRGTQGYLFELMRAQAALGHEVHLFCYAGRLDGEVPPRVTLHRSPPLPGVPSALRSSPGLARPVNDLALLGRLLSDPATRRMEVLHGHNHEGGLAALLAGRALGIPVVHQVHGNLEAELESWAGAGRARLLGPLAPLAGLLFDRRLPAASDACLRLRAPEDRADFVGEVLPPGISPAAEQAPGLDRAALARSLGAGPWVAYAGNLDPYQDLPRLFATVRWLGEERPGLRLLIVSHDPPEARERVVQEGGLKEGAVRVVEAPDAAAAARWIVAAGLLLVPRTEPGGLPLKILNAIGLGVPVVTTLAAAAGLGEEAGVVAGGASPEALAEAVLGVIEDPGRRQALQEAAERFTRANTWENVARACETVYQKLTADR, encoded by the coding sequence GTGACGCGCGTCGGCCACGTCCTGGCCTCGCCCTTCCCGGCGCTGCGGGGCACCCAGGGCTACCTCTTCGAGCTGATGCGGGCGCAGGCCGCCCTCGGCCACGAGGTGCACCTCTTCTGCTATGCCGGCCGCCTCGACGGTGAGGTCCCCCCGCGGGTCACCCTCCACCGGAGCCCGCCCCTGCCGGGGGTGCCCTCCGCGCTGCGCTCCAGCCCGGGCCTGGCCCGGCCGGTGAACGACCTCGCCCTGCTCGGCAGGCTGCTCTCGGACCCCGCGACCCGCCGGATGGAGGTGCTCCACGGCCACAACCACGAGGGCGGGCTGGCGGCGCTGCTCGCGGGGCGGGCCCTCGGCATCCCGGTGGTGCACCAGGTGCACGGGAACCTCGAGGCCGAGCTGGAGAGCTGGGCCGGCGCCGGCCGCGCCCGCCTGCTCGGGCCGCTCGCGCCCCTGGCCGGTCTGCTCTTCGACCGGCGCCTGCCGGCCGCCTCCGACGCCTGCCTGCGCCTGCGGGCACCCGAGGATCGCGCGGACTTCGTGGGGGAGGTGCTGCCTCCGGGGATCAGCCCGGCCGCCGAGCAGGCGCCGGGGCTGGACCGGGCAGCGCTGGCCCGAAGCTTGGGGGCGGGACCCTGGGTGGCCTACGCCGGCAACCTCGATCCCTACCAGGACCTCCCCCGCCTCTTCGCGACGGTCCGCTGGCTCGGAGAGGAGCGCCCGGGGTTGCGGCTGCTCATCGTCTCCCACGATCCCCCGGAGGCGCGGGAGCGGGTCGTGCAGGAGGGTGGGCTGAAGGAGGGAGCGGTGCGGGTGGTCGAGGCCCCCGACGCCGCCGCCGCCGCCCGCTGGATCGTCGCCGCGGGCCTGCTCCTCGTCCCCCGTACGGAGCCCGGCGGGCTGCCCCTGAAGATCCTCAACGCCATCGGCCTCGGCGTCCCCGTCGTCACGACCCTCGCGGCCGCCGCGGGCCTCGGAGAGGAGGCGGGGGTCGTCGCCGGTGGTGCGTCGCCGGAGGCGCTCGCAGAGGCGGTGCTCGGAGTGATCGAGGACCCCGGGCGGCGCCAGGCGCTCCAGGAAGCCGCCGAACGCTTCACCCGGGCGAACACCTGGGAGAACGTGGCTCGGGCCTGCGAGACCGTCTACCAGAAGCTGACAGCTGATAGATGA
- a CDS encoding type I DNA topoisomerase: protein MACTGYPECKSSKPLSVGVDCPECGKGYFTERRSKRGRTFFGCSAYPDCTNALWDRPLPEACPQCQKPFLLQKYSKKDGRYVACSDKECGYKRTLDDEES from the coding sequence ATGGCCTGCACCGGCTACCCCGAGTGCAAGTCGAGCAAGCCCCTCTCGGTGGGCGTGGACTGCCCCGAGTGCGGCAAGGGCTACTTCACCGAGCGGCGCAGCAAGCGCGGGCGGACCTTCTTCGGCTGCAGCGCCTACCCCGACTGCACCAACGCCCTCTGGGATCGGCCCCTGCCCGAGGCCTGCCCCCAGTGCCAGAAGCCCTTCCTCCTGCAGAAGTACAGCAAGAAGGACGGGCGCTACGTGGCCTGCTCCGACAAGGAGTGCGGGTACAAGCGCACCCTCGACGACGAGGAGTCGTAG